A single region of the Candidatus Paceibacterota bacterium genome encodes:
- a CDS encoding sialidase domain-containing protein has translation MSKTVVWMSCLLFAWLAVAGVEGAQVQLAPGNGVWLKPAQMSLLGNEASVIGLLNAYGIKHVFLWATTNTSSSFPMYSPFIQQAHASGLTVHAMVAVKTTITNESGVSSALLQDRLNHVITYSANHPEAAFDGVQIDVEGVRGTNLLNLVAGVSVPETLVFSADVQSDEFYYDMEEAYYDLLQSTDMDLLIPMIYIMDGIPYQSGTNNHTFTIPRVGTKTDQLLALLPSQGRMMTGLSGYDMQHGVIKGAGTDSSLSCHGASNMAMGSGNCAVPHLLSLYPLWDVNYQSHVGVSVYRFDVDADSWLDVLEMTPIGLRRSIAAADQAGAGDARYLGTCTWLYFTTFDSTSGRREGLIADDGLYPSPNVRLEVLGISSGQARLRVTLTNANPSERVLGDHAAAGVHLRVEGGEFSSAATGTFHAAEGFDAAGNVLGNVAGAQIIELRRSFFEDPAAQQAQSGEIVVNAPTVLTVRYRAWMTDKDSICYDVGTAEPYIARSPDDVHYRDAGRFLTCATFVTNIVVSQSGAYAAGVLEDKPVSYHRFSEENVASVPELFTVANLGTVGDAGKGVAAVTNGDFATSILGRQPGALATAANSAVRFVGASDTNRFAVPYCTEWNVNGPFTVELWLKGGTAFSCPAASVVWPSRGWLIYQGNAAQTTGNGWYFRVYKTGSVAVTAQVDMTVNPNTWYHVVGVYDGANARLYVNGTLRDTAPLSGTYTPNIDPAYPLTLGARHSTNSWAYKGSMDEAAFYTSALSASQVAAHCAAATTNAAGYAAQVLAHNPAGYWRLDDGLTPPKAANSGSLGPAAEGDYLNWSTTVAELQSPEWPGLETTNRALQVCGTNGQVVVPALNLNTNAVTFECLIKRNGPQQNHAGLIMHRNADGGGASACGLGFRGAYSHLGYNWNDAPGAYTWDSGLTPPDGQWCYVALAVSATQAVLCMCDGTTWSTVTRMASHAVQPFAGLTRFGSDGGTNRWFNGLMDEVAIYKATLSQAQLRAHALAAFGNTNQPLFMQVPQSQTVELGSTVVLSAGTVGSPTILYQWQKDGVPLAGATGLNLTLTNVDYTDAGVYRLGATNGSGGVLSPAATLVVWPPVSVTNLTYRVSSGESGSSLELIWPAGTLYSADDLMGLWTIVSEATLPYYKVAIAPATPQKFFRAQ, from the coding sequence ATGTCGAAAACCGTTGTTTGGATGAGTTGCCTGTTGTTCGCGTGGCTGGCGGTCGCTGGGGTTGAGGGGGCTCAGGTCCAGTTGGCACCGGGCAACGGGGTTTGGCTCAAGCCGGCCCAAATGAGTTTGCTGGGGAACGAGGCGTCGGTGATCGGGTTGCTCAATGCGTATGGGATCAAGCACGTGTTCCTCTGGGCCACGACCAATACGAGCAGTTCGTTTCCCATGTACAGTCCGTTCATCCAGCAGGCGCACGCGAGCGGGTTGACGGTGCATGCGATGGTGGCGGTCAAGACGACGATCACCAACGAGTCGGGTGTATCATCGGCGCTGCTGCAGGACCGGCTGAACCATGTGATCACCTATAGTGCGAACCATCCCGAGGCGGCGTTTGACGGGGTGCAGATAGATGTGGAGGGCGTCCGGGGAACCAACCTGTTGAATTTGGTAGCCGGGGTGAGCGTGCCGGAGACGCTGGTGTTCTCGGCGGATGTGCAGTCGGATGAGTTTTACTATGACATGGAGGAGGCCTACTACGATTTGCTCCAATCCACCGATATGGACTTGTTAATTCCGATGATCTACATCATGGATGGGATTCCTTACCAAAGCGGGACCAACAATCACACGTTCACGATACCGCGGGTTGGCACCAAGACGGACCAGTTGCTGGCGCTGCTGCCGTCGCAGGGGCGAATGATGACGGGTCTGTCCGGCTACGATATGCAGCATGGGGTGATCAAAGGGGCTGGAACCGATTCGAGCCTGTCGTGCCATGGGGCGAGCAATATGGCGATGGGCAGCGGGAACTGCGCGGTGCCGCACCTGCTATCGCTTTACCCGCTGTGGGACGTTAATTACCAGAGCCACGTGGGGGTGAGCGTGTATCGGTTCGACGTGGACGCGGACAGTTGGCTGGACGTGCTGGAGATGACGCCGATCGGGCTGCGGCGGTCCATCGCGGCGGCGGACCAGGCGGGGGCGGGGGACGCGCGCTACCTGGGGACCTGCACGTGGCTGTATTTCACTACGTTCGATTCGACGAGCGGGCGGCGGGAGGGGCTGATCGCGGACGACGGGTTGTATCCGAGCCCGAACGTGCGGTTGGAGGTGCTGGGCATTTCAAGCGGGCAGGCGCGGTTGCGGGTGACGCTGACCAACGCCAACCCGTCGGAAAGGGTGCTGGGCGATCACGCGGCGGCGGGGGTGCACTTGCGGGTGGAGGGAGGGGAGTTCAGTTCGGCGGCGACGGGCACGTTTCACGCGGCGGAGGGGTTTGACGCGGCGGGCAACGTGTTGGGTAACGTCGCGGGGGCGCAGATTATCGAGCTGCGGCGGTCGTTTTTCGAGGACCCGGCGGCGCAGCAGGCGCAGAGCGGGGAGATTGTGGTCAACGCGCCGACGGTGCTGACGGTGCGTTACCGGGCCTGGATGACGGACAAGGACAGCATTTGCTACGACGTGGGGACGGCGGAGCCATACATCGCGCGGAGCCCGGATGATGTGCATTACCGCGATGCGGGGAGGTTTCTGACCTGCGCGACGTTCGTGACCAACATCGTGGTATCGCAGTCCGGGGCATACGCGGCAGGGGTGCTGGAAGACAAGCCGGTTTCGTACCACCGGTTCTCGGAGGAGAACGTGGCGTCGGTGCCGGAGCTGTTTACGGTGGCGAACCTGGGCACGGTCGGGGACGCGGGCAAAGGAGTGGCGGCGGTGACCAACGGGGATTTCGCCACGAGTATTCTCGGGCGGCAGCCGGGCGCGCTGGCCACGGCGGCCAACAGCGCGGTGCGGTTCGTCGGCGCGAGCGACACCAACCGGTTTGCGGTGCCGTACTGCACGGAATGGAATGTGAACGGGCCGTTCACCGTCGAGCTGTGGCTCAAAGGCGGGACCGCCTTCTCATGCCCCGCCGCCTCTGTGGTGTGGCCCTCGCGCGGCTGGCTGATCTACCAGGGGAACGCGGCGCAGACGACGGGCAACGGCTGGTATTTCCGGGTGTACAAGACCGGCTCGGTGGCGGTAACGGCGCAGGTGGACATGACGGTGAACCCGAATACGTGGTACCACGTGGTGGGGGTGTATGACGGGGCGAACGCGCGGCTGTATGTGAACGGCACGTTGCGGGACACCGCGCCGCTCAGCGGCACCTACACCCCCAACATTGACCCGGCTTACCCGTTGACCTTGGGGGCACGGCACAGCACGAACTCGTGGGCGTACAAAGGTTCCATGGATGAAGCGGCGTTTTATACGAGCGCACTGAGTGCGAGCCAGGTCGCGGCGCATTGCGCTGCGGCGACCACCAACGCGGCGGGGTACGCAGCGCAGGTTTTGGCGCACAACCCGGCGGGCTATTGGCGGTTGGATGACGGGTTGACACCTCCCAAGGCAGCCAACAGCGGCAGCCTGGGCCCGGCGGCAGAGGGGGATTACTTGAATTGGAGCACGACCGTGGCTGAATTGCAGTCCCCCGAGTGGCCGGGATTGGAGACGACGAACCGGGCGTTGCAGGTGTGCGGCACCAACGGGCAGGTGGTGGTGCCGGCGCTGAATCTCAACACCAACGCGGTGACGTTCGAGTGTCTGATCAAGCGAAACGGCCCGCAGCAGAATCACGCGGGGCTAATCATGCATCGCAACGCGGACGGCGGCGGTGCCAGCGCATGCGGGCTGGGATTCCGTGGCGCCTACAGCCACTTGGGCTACAACTGGAATGACGCGCCGGGCGCTTACACGTGGGATTCGGGGCTGACCCCGCCGGACGGGCAATGGTGCTACGTGGCGCTGGCGGTGAGCGCCACGCAGGCGGTGCTCTGCATGTGTGACGGCACCACGTGGAGCACAGTGACGCGAATGGCCAGCCATGCAGTCCAGCCGTTCGCAGGGCTGACCCGATTCGGCTCGGATGGGGGCACGAACCGATGGTTCAACGGGTTGATGGACGAGGTGGCGATCTACAAGGCGACGCTGTCGCAGGCGCAGCTTCGGGCGCACGCGCTGGCCGCGTTCGGGAACACGAACCAACCGCTCTTCATGCAGGTGCCGCAGTCGCAGACGGTGGAACTGGGGAGCACGGTGGTTTTGAGCGCGGGGACGGTCGGCTCGCCGACGATACTGTATCAGTGGCAGAAAGATGGAGTGCCGCTGGCGGGAGCGACCGGCTTGAACCTCACGCTGACGAATGTGGATTACACCGACGCGGGCGTTTACCGCCTGGGGGCGACCAACGGGTCTGGAGGCGTGCTGAGCCCGGCGGCGACGCTGGTGGTGTGGCCGCCGGTCTCGGTGACTAATTTGACCTACCGGGTTTCGAGCGGGGAATCGGGTTCTAGCCTGGAGTTGATCTGGCCGGCAGGGACGCTGTATTCAGCCGACGACCTAATGGGGCTGTGGACAATTGTGAGCGAGGCAACGCTGCCTTACTACAAGGTTGCGATTGCGCCGGCAACGCCGCAGAAGTTTTTCCGGGCGCAATAG
- a CDS encoding putative toxin-antitoxin system toxin component, PIN family has product MRPHAQVHASADIVAEVEEELLRKFGFSLRHARLLTHFVRRQTAPVDITGLPPRACRDADDDLILAAAVAVRWEYLVTGDNDLIALKQFNNLAIVTPAEFARRIA; this is encoded by the coding sequence CTGCGACCCCACGCCCAAGTCCACGCCTCGGCGGATATCGTCGCCGAAGTTGAGGAGGAGTTGCTGCGGAAGTTCGGTTTCTCTCTGCGCCACGCGCGATTGCTCACCCACTTCGTGCGGCGGCAAACCGCGCCCGTGGACATCACCGGTCTCCCTCCTCGGGCCTGTCGCGATGCCGATGATGACCTGATTCTCGCGGCTGCCGTCGCCGTCCGTTGGGAGTATTTGGTGACCGGCGACAACGACCTGATTGCCCTGAAGCAGTTCAATAATTTGGCTATTGTCACTCCCGCCGAATTTGCCAGACGGATTGCCTGA
- a CDS encoding PEP-CTERM sorting domain-containing protein — translation MKTREVLPYCGQTRLGERPLAIRISLLLCAACLLVQSVQADLLFHEGFDYSAGVGLAGQGNWVQTTNSAYITVGSGNLTYPDLPDSVPPGNRARIAGMSAAVQGFAYSPFSESVNNGVVYASFLLDFNGTVAGGNYTFMGLLPYADNAPGNGGVFNNTYDPCDLVSKGSSGNVQLGIRTLGQGTSYANPTLSLGSVNLIVMKYDFDLHRASLFINPSPVEAEPAASIASTGTTSAESIGQFYLRIGGYNQADYLVDNVRVGTQWADVVPEPGSVSLLALGMLGLFRRARR, via the coding sequence ATGAAGACACGAGAAGTTCTTCCGTACTGCGGGCAGACCAGGCTTGGTGAACGGCCATTGGCCATTCGTATCTCACTGTTGCTTTGCGCTGCCTGCTTGCTGGTGCAGAGCGTCCAGGCGGATCTGTTGTTTCACGAAGGGTTTGACTATTCCGCTGGCGTTGGTCTAGCTGGACAGGGGAATTGGGTGCAAACCACCAACAGCGCGTATATTACGGTTGGCAGCGGCAACCTTACTTATCCTGACCTCCCTGATTCGGTACCGCCGGGAAACCGGGCCCGGATCGCGGGCATGAGCGCCGCTGTGCAAGGGTTTGCCTACAGCCCGTTCAGCGAATCTGTCAACAATGGTGTCGTCTATGCCTCCTTCCTCCTGGATTTCAATGGCACCGTTGCGGGGGGCAATTACACGTTCATGGGTCTGCTGCCCTACGCGGATAACGCCCCGGGCAACGGCGGCGTTTTCAACAACACCTACGATCCATGCGATCTTGTCTCCAAAGGCTCCTCCGGCAATGTCCAACTCGGGATCAGAACCTTGGGGCAAGGCACCAGTTACGCCAACCCAACGCTGTCGCTGGGCAGTGTCAATCTCATTGTCATGAAGTACGATTTTGACCTTCACCGGGCTTCTCTCTTCATCAATCCCAGCCCGGTCGAGGCGGAACCGGCAGCCAGCATCGCCAGTACTGGCACGACGTCTGCAGAGAGTATAGGGCAGTTTTATCTTCGCATTGGGGGTTACAACCAAGCCGATTACCTGGTGGACAACGTGCGCGTGGGGACCCAGTGGGCGGACGTGGTGCCGGAACCCGGGTCCGTCTCGCTTTTGGCGTTGGGGATGCTGGGGCTTTTCCGCCGCGCGCGCCGCTGA
- a CDS encoding neutral/alkaline non-lysosomal ceramidase N-terminal domain-containing protein: protein MQVVSRACRQSLTLRQLLAASVILAAAPLVGKEATATSNQSAGLWKAGVARSNITPTNSLWMAGYAARTRPAEGKAMDLWLKALALEDAAGHRAVIVSADLLAIRGGLYRRCLPRLKEKFGLEPAQILLTASHTHCGPLLSNRRGSLDGPAGEYEAELEEKIIETAGRALADLAPARLAAGEGKTDFAANRRNNAESKRARLAAEGALAGPVDHAVPVLGAYRPDGRLRAVLFGYACHNTTLTGSFCQWCGDYAGFAQARLEANHPGATAVFFVGCAGDQDPVVRGSLDLARRYGEQLAGAVQKVLSEPSATLAPTLRTLMETVKLNLGEVPTTTELEKLARSQTPYVRRWATNLQAAMKSGTPLERTHPYPVQVWQFGGRQLLITLGGEPVVDYALKFKREFGAGTWVAGYGNDVMCYIPSLRVLNEDKPPLASPLWGYEGCQAMKVLGLPALRWADDVEVLTTASARRLVNQINGR, encoded by the coding sequence ATGCAGGTTGTTAGCCGAGCCTGCCGCCAGAGCCTCACTCTGAGGCAGTTGCTGGCAGCCAGTGTCATTCTGGCGGCTGCACCGCTCGTGGGGAAGGAGGCAACCGCAACATCCAACCAGTCTGCGGGGCTCTGGAAAGCAGGCGTGGCGCGGTCGAATATCACGCCCACGAATTCGCTTTGGATGGCCGGTTATGCCGCACGCACCCGCCCGGCGGAGGGCAAAGCGATGGACCTCTGGCTCAAGGCGCTGGCGCTTGAGGACGCTGCGGGCCACCGGGCGGTCATCGTCAGCGCCGATCTGCTGGCCATCCGGGGCGGCCTTTATCGCCGGTGTCTGCCGCGGCTCAAGGAGAAGTTCGGGCTGGAGCCGGCGCAGATTCTTCTAACGGCGTCGCACACGCATTGCGGGCCATTGCTGTCGAACCGGCGGGGCAGCCTTGACGGGCCGGCGGGCGAATACGAAGCGGAGCTTGAGGAGAAGATCATCGAGACGGCAGGCCGGGCTTTGGCGGACCTGGCGCCGGCGCGACTCGCGGCCGGCGAGGGCAAAACGGATTTTGCCGCCAACCGGCGCAACAACGCGGAGTCGAAGCGGGCGCGGCTGGCGGCGGAAGGGGCGCTGGCCGGGCCGGTGGACCATGCGGTACCGGTGCTGGGGGCGTATCGGCCGGATGGCAGGCTGCGGGCGGTGCTGTTCGGTTACGCGTGCCACAATACGACGCTGACCGGCTCATTCTGCCAGTGGTGTGGAGACTATGCGGGGTTTGCGCAGGCGCGTCTGGAGGCGAACCACCCGGGGGCGACGGCGGTGTTCTTCGTGGGGTGCGCCGGGGACCAGGACCCGGTGGTGCGGGGGAGTCTCGATCTGGCGCGGCGGTATGGCGAGCAACTTGCCGGGGCCGTTCAGAAGGTTTTGAGCGAACCTTCCGCCACCCTCGCGCCGACGCTGCGGACGCTGATGGAAACCGTCAAGCTCAACCTCGGGGAGGTCCCCACGACGACTGAACTGGAGAAGCTTGCGCGCAGCCAGACGCCGTACGTCCGGCGCTGGGCGACGAACCTGCAGGCAGCGATGAAGTCGGGCACACCGCTCGAACGCACTCATCCATATCCGGTGCAAGTGTGGCAGTTCGGCGGGCGGCAGCTCCTGATCACGCTCGGCGGCGAACCGGTGGTGGACTACGCGCTGAAATTCAAGCGCGAGTTCGGGGCGGGGACCTGGGTGGCTGGCTACGGCAACGACGTGATGTGCTACATCCCGTCGCTGCGGGTGTTGAACGAGGACAAACCGCCGCTAGCCTCGCCGCTGTGGGGTTACGAAGGCTGCCAGGCAATGAAAGTGCTGGGTCTGCCGGCCCTGCGCTGGGCGGACGATGTGGAGGTGTTGACCACTGCAAGCGCGCGCAGATTGGTCAACCAGATCAACGGGCGATAG
- a CDS encoding DegT/DnrJ/EryC1/StrS family aminotransferase gives MSRKDSMNGGSAVQPASQVPARESLGQSLALFGGNKTRTHPFPAWPVFGAEEEQRLLQALRSGKWGKLNGDEVAEFERRFVAMHGCRHGIAVVNGTVSLRIALMAAGIRAEDEVIVPPYTFLATATAVVEANAVPVFADVDLDTFNLDPAAVAAAITPRTRAIIPVHVGGQPADMEALMSLARKHNLVVIEDAAHAHAASYQARPVGSLGHLSSFSFQSTKNLTSGEGGIVATSDDRLAEACRSIHNCGRVAGGRWYEHHVMSGNYRLGEFQGAVLNAQLDRLEEQTVTRDRNGQYLAARLSRIPGLHPQKRPAECTRHSYHLFLLRIDAPAFGAPREAILKALVAEGIPICGGYALPLYRQPLFLNKAFGPYLPRAAASLDYGAVSCPNCERICAEQGAWLEQGLFLGSRSDMDDIARAFEKVHEHRGVLNQS, from the coding sequence ATGAGCCGTAAAGACTCCATGAATGGCGGCAGCGCAGTTCAACCCGCCTCACAAGTTCCCGCCCGCGAATCCTTGGGCCAATCGCTCGCCCTCTTTGGCGGCAACAAGACCCGGACCCACCCGTTTCCCGCTTGGCCGGTGTTCGGGGCCGAGGAGGAACAACGGCTCCTGCAGGCGCTGCGCAGCGGCAAGTGGGGCAAGCTTAACGGCGACGAGGTGGCGGAGTTCGAGCGCCGGTTCGTCGCCATGCACGGCTGCCGGCACGGCATCGCGGTCGTCAATGGCACCGTCTCGCTGCGGATTGCGCTTATGGCTGCCGGCATCCGGGCGGAGGATGAAGTGATCGTCCCGCCCTACACGTTCCTGGCCACCGCCACCGCGGTCGTCGAGGCCAACGCTGTTCCGGTCTTTGCGGACGTGGACCTGGATACTTTCAACCTCGACCCGGCGGCGGTTGCGGCGGCAATCACCCCGCGCACACGCGCTATCATCCCCGTCCATGTCGGCGGCCAGCCGGCGGATATGGAAGCGCTCATGTCGCTGGCTCGAAAGCACAACCTGGTCGTGATCGAGGACGCCGCTCACGCGCACGCCGCCAGTTACCAGGCACGCCCCGTCGGCTCGCTCGGGCATCTCAGCTCGTTCTCGTTCCAATCCACCAAGAACCTCACCAGTGGCGAGGGCGGCATCGTGGCCACTTCCGACGACAGGCTGGCCGAGGCCTGCCGTTCCATCCACAACTGCGGACGCGTCGCCGGGGGGCGGTGGTATGAACACCATGTCATGTCCGGCAACTACCGCCTGGGAGAGTTCCAGGGGGCGGTCCTCAACGCACAATTGGATCGGCTGGAAGAGCAGACCGTTACTCGCGACCGCAATGGACAATACCTTGCCGCCAGACTCAGCCGCATTCCCGGCCTTCACCCGCAGAAGCGCCCGGCGGAATGCACGCGGCACAGCTACCACTTGTTCCTGCTGCGCATTGATGCCCCGGCATTCGGCGCGCCGCGTGAAGCCATTCTCAAGGCATTGGTGGCCGAAGGGATTCCCATCTGCGGCGGATACGCGTTGCCGCTTTACCGCCAGCCATTGTTCCTGAACAAGGCCTTCGGTCCTTACCTCCCACGCGCTGCTGCCAGTCTGGACTACGGGGCGGTCAGTTGCCCCAACTGCGAGAGGATTTGCGCCGAGCAGGGCGCGTGGCTCGAACAAGGCCTGTTCCTCGGCTCCCGCTCGGACATGGATGACATCGCGCGGGCGTTCGAGAAGGTCCACGAGCACCGTGGCGTCCTCAACCAATCGTAG
- a CDS encoding glycoside hydrolase family 20 zincin-like fold domain-containing protein, protein MGLRRFTLHLGFGLACRLLVLFGPLFSILLATSAPAAIPALVPPVREWRESGERLVLRSPVRIEARDQFLAQVLAGEIQLHGARTAFGRGRGLRILLGRPEQPAVRRALVAAGLSAAVPEQAESYLISINPRGVVLSARDDAGLYYAVQTLRQLMRGEPGGIVLPGGVIRDRPELGFRGLSVDLGQGVVPTEAQMRRIVETCGEYKLNVVSFYLQHLVPFRATPLLAPKGAELDLATLRRLVEFAAQRHVTLMPQQQTFGHLHHLLKHELYAHLGEMPHASTLTAGDPAVYEWVECVADELTGVLPGPFFHAGGDETWDLGKGVNRDAVSAEGGFGKLWAGHMTRVADILRRHNRRTLFWGDRALKAPTIIPQLPRDMVAATWTYKADDKFAEFITPFRQAGLDVLVCPSVNNWSKPAPDFNVAVKNIGRFVAEGKKQGALGMLNTVWFDDGESLFDVVWYPVLYAAAASWQGADVAREQFDEAYDWAFHRAEGQAVAGAIRKLGEVHETARRAGLADAANEYLWLDPYSGRGARIHSRLAPQAAAMRRSAEEALTAIIESRRHCRLHTNALDYLEFAARRMDWLGMKAQFASEIANFYRDAREHPEETRRVNYAFLNMSVINGRVQDLRDMAGEMKEQYRQLWLAANRPYLLNAMLALYDRELLYWLDKADRLEEARVAYRQTHTLPEPVAIGLSEP, encoded by the coding sequence ATGGGCCTGCGTCGTTTCACCCTGCACTTGGGTTTTGGCCTCGCGTGTCGCCTGCTGGTCCTGTTCGGTCCTCTATTCTCCATCCTCCTCGCTACATCGGCTCCCGCCGCTATTCCGGCGCTTGTGCCGCCCGTGCGGGAATGGCGCGAAAGCGGCGAGCGGCTGGTGCTGCGCTCACCGGTGCGGATCGAAGCTCGGGATCAGTTCTTGGCACAGGTTCTGGCGGGTGAGATCCAGCTTCACGGCGCGCGCACCGCCTTCGGCCGCGGGCGCGGGCTGCGCATCCTGCTGGGCCGGCCCGAGCAGCCGGCGGTGCGGCGGGCGCTTGTCGCAGCCGGCCTCTCGGCGGCGGTGCCGGAGCAAGCGGAGTCGTACCTTATCTCCATCAACCCCCGCGGCGTGGTGCTGTCAGCGCGCGACGACGCCGGGCTGTACTACGCCGTCCAGACTTTGCGCCAGTTGATGCGCGGGGAGCCAGGCGGCATCGTCCTGCCGGGCGGCGTGATTCGCGACCGGCCCGAGCTGGGGTTTCGCGGGCTTTCGGTTGACCTAGGACAGGGCGTCGTGCCCACCGAGGCGCAGATGCGGCGAATCGTCGAGACGTGCGGCGAATACAAGCTGAATGTGGTCAGCTTCTACCTCCAGCACCTGGTGCCCTTTCGCGCCACGCCGTTGCTCGCGCCCAAAGGCGCAGAACTGGATCTCGCGACGCTGCGGCGCCTGGTAGAGTTCGCGGCGCAGCGTCACGTCACCCTGATGCCGCAGCAGCAGACGTTTGGCCACCTGCACCATCTGCTGAAGCATGAACTGTATGCGCATCTGGGCGAGATGCCGCACGCCAGCACACTCACCGCCGGTGATCCTGCGGTGTACGAATGGGTGGAATGCGTCGCCGACGAATTGACCGGCGTCCTCCCCGGCCCGTTCTTCCATGCCGGCGGGGACGAGACCTGGGACCTCGGCAAGGGCGTCAACCGCGACGCCGTCTCGGCCGAGGGGGGCTTTGGCAAGCTCTGGGCCGGGCACATGACCCGCGTGGCCGACATCCTTCGCCGCCACAACCGCCGCACCCTTTTCTGGGGCGATCGCGCCTTGAAGGCACCCACCATCATCCCGCAACTCCCCCGGGACATGGTCGCTGCCACCTGGACCTACAAAGCCGACGACAAGTTCGCCGAGTTTATCACCCCCTTCCGGCAGGCGGGGCTGGACGTGCTGGTCTGCCCCAGCGTCAACAACTGGAGCAAACCCGCGCCGGACTTCAATGTGGCGGTGAAGAACATCGGGCGCTTTGTGGCGGAAGGGAAGAAGCAGGGCGCGCTGGGGATGCTCAACACGGTCTGGTTCGACGACGGGGAGAGCCTGTTCGACGTGGTGTGGTATCCGGTGCTGTATGCCGCGGCGGCCTCGTGGCAAGGCGCCGATGTGGCGCGTGAGCAGTTTGACGAAGCTTACGACTGGGCATTCCATCGCGCGGAGGGACAGGCTGTCGCCGGCGCGATCCGCAAGCTGGGAGAAGTCCACGAGACGGCGCGGCGCGCAGGGCTGGCGGACGCGGCCAATGAGTACCTGTGGCTCGATCCCTACAGCGGCCGCGGGGCGAGGATTCACTCCCGCCTGGCGCCGCAAGCCGCGGCCATGCGCCGTTCGGCGGAGGAAGCCCTGACCGCCATTATCGAGAGCCGCCGGCACTGCCGCCTGCACACGAACGCTCTCGATTACCTGGAGTTCGCTGCCCGGCGCATGGACTGGCTTGGCATGAAGGCGCAATTCGCCTCCGAGATTGCCAACTTCTACCGCGATGCCCGGGAACACCCCGAAGAGACGCGCCGCGTCAACTACGCCTTCCTCAACATGAGCGTAATCAACGGCCGCGTGCAGGACCTGCGCGACATGGCGGGCGAGATGAAGGAGCAATACCGCCAGTTGTGGCTGGCCGCCAACCGCCCTTACCTGCTCAATGCCATGCTGGCGTTGTATGACCGCGAGCTGCTGTATTGGCTGGACAAGGCCGACCGGCTGGAGGAGGCGCGGGTCGCCTATCGCCAGACGCACACGCTGCCCGAACCGGTTGCGATCGGATTATCTGAACCATGA
- a CDS encoding APC family permease produces the protein MNATSTLPPPSSSAPGELTLRRSLKLWDLVIYGVILIQPTAALPLFGVVSQEARGHVVTTLLVAMVAMLFTAISYGRMARAYPSAGSAFTYVGRELDPRAGYLVGWSMLMDYLLCPILCVIWCSKAAGNILPEVPYWSWVLFFVVLFTGLNLRGIKASSRTNAFLAAAMTVVVGILFACIGRYLVAHASGEGVAYFLRPFYDPATFSLPAVWRGTSIAVLTYIGFDAISTLSEEVENPRRNILLATVLTCLFTGIFSGLQIYAGQLVWPYGSEPFPDVDTAYVFVAGKAGGTWLLQLVNFTLLVASVGSGMGAQLASARLLYSMGRDDVIPKRFFGALNARTQTPTKNVLLTGGLALGGAFVLSYQLSAEMMNFGAFIAFIGVNLSALVHYSVRGGDRRLITWLPPVLGCIICFYIWLHLRWPAKALGGAWLVAGLLWGGCRKGGFRTLRNVD, from the coding sequence ATGAATGCCACCTCCACATTGCCCCCGCCTTCCTCTTCCGCGCCGGGAGAGCTGACTCTCAGGCGCTCCCTGAAACTCTGGGACCTGGTGATCTATGGCGTCATCCTGATCCAGCCCACCGCCGCCCTGCCCCTCTTCGGGGTAGTCAGCCAGGAAGCGCGCGGGCACGTGGTGACCACCCTCTTGGTGGCCATGGTGGCGATGCTCTTCACGGCCATCAGCTACGGGCGCATGGCGCGCGCTTATCCGAGCGCCGGCTCGGCCTTCACCTATGTTGGGCGCGAACTGGACCCGCGCGCGGGGTATCTCGTCGGCTGGAGCATGTTGATGGATTACCTGCTCTGCCCGATCCTGTGCGTCATCTGGTGCAGCAAGGCCGCCGGCAATATCCTGCCCGAGGTACCTTACTGGAGCTGGGTGCTGTTCTTTGTGGTGCTCTTTACCGGCCTGAACCTCCGCGGCATCAAGGCCTCCTCGCGCACCAACGCCTTCCTGGCCGCCGCCATGACGGTCGTCGTGGGAATCCTGTTTGCCTGCATCGGGCGTTACCTGGTGGCCCACGCCTCGGGCGAGGGGGTGGCCTACTTCCTCAGGCCGTTCTATGATCCAGCCACCTTCTCGCTGCCGGCGGTGTGGCGCGGCACCTCGATTGCCGTGCTGACCTACATTGGCTTTGACGCCATCTCGACGCTCTCGGAGGAGGTCGAGAACCCGCGCCGCAACATCCTGCTGGCAACGGTCCTGACCTGCCTGTTCACCGGCATCTTCTCCGGCCTGCAGATCTACGCCGGGCAGTTGGTGTGGCCATACGGGTCCGAGCCATTCCCGGACGTGGACACGGCCTACGTCTTTGTGGCCGGCAAAGCCGGCGGGACCTGGCTGCTGCAACTGGTCAACTTCACGCTGCTGGTGGCGAGTGTGGGCTCCGGGATGGGTGCGCAGCTTGCCTCGGCGCGCCTCCTCTACAGCATGGGGCGGGATGACGTTATCCCGAAGCGGTTTTTCGGCGCGCTCAATGCCCGGACCCAGACGCCCACCAAGAACGTCCTGCTGACCGGCGGGCTGGCGTTGGGTGGCGCCTTTGTATTGAGCTACCAACTGAGCGCCGAGATGATGAACTTCGGCGCGTTCATAGCGTTCATCGGCGTCAACTTGTCGGCGTTGGTTCATTACTCGGTGCGCGGCGGCGACCGCCGCTTGATCACCTGGCTGCCACCCGTTCTGGGTTGCATCATTTGCTTCTACATCTGGCTGCACCTGCGCTGGCCGGCCAAGGCGCTGGGCGGCGCCTGGCTGGTGGCCGGACTGCTGTGGGGCGGCTGCCGGAAGGGCGGCTTCCGCACCTTGAGAAACGTTGATTAA